One stretch of Oryzias latipes chromosome 7, ASM223467v1 DNA includes these proteins:
- the LOC101158273 gene encoding mitochondrial glutamate carrier 1 codes for MAQHQQISLPAKLINGGIAGIVGVTCVFPIDLAKTRLQNQRSGQQLYKNMMDCLIKTVRSEGYFGIYRGAAVNLTLVTPEKAIKLAANDFFRHQLSQDGARLTVFKEMLAGCCAGMCQVIITTPMEMLKIQMQDAGRLVAQQRVMPSVVPTMKMGGTSTVLSRSYNTIHAPQVVRMSALQITKELLRTKGIMGLYRGLGATLMRDIPFSVVYFPLFAHLHQLGQHSSEHPSVPFYWSFMSGCLAGSIAAVAVSPCDVVKTRLQSLRKGANEETYNGVVDCIRKIWRKEGPRAFLKGASCRALVIAPLFGIAQVVYFVGVGEFLLGYSPYNIYSA; via the exons ATGGCCCAGCATCAGCAGATTAG CTTGCCCGCCAAACTGATCAATGGAGGGATTGCCGGCATAGTCGGAGTCACCTGTGTTTTTCCAATTGACCTGGCCAAGACCCGACTGCAGAACCAACGCAGTGGGCAACAACTGTACAAAAACAT gatGGATTGTCTCATTAAGACAGTTAGATCTGAGGGTTACTTTGGCATATACAGAG GAGCCGCAGTAAATCTTACCTTGGTAACTCCAGAGAAAGCCATAAAACTGGCAGCTAATGATTTCTTTCGTCACCAACTGAGCCAAGATGG GGCTAGGCttactgtttttaaagaaatgttggcAGGATGCTGTGCAGGAATGTGCCAGGTCATCATCACCACACCAATGGAGATGCTCAAGATCCAGATGCAAGATGCAGGAAGGCTGG TGGCCCAGCAGAGGGTGATGCCCAGTGTAGTGCCAACAATGAAAATGGGAGGAACCAGTACCGTCCTCAGCCGTTCCTACAACACCATACATGCACCTCAAGTCGTCCGCATGTCTGCCCTGCAGATCACCAAGGAGCTGCTGAGGACCAAAGGAATAATGGGTCTCTATAGAGGACTCGGGGCAACACTTATGAG GGACATCCCATTCTCCGTTGTGTACTTCCCTCTTTTTGCACATCTGCACCAGCTTGGCCAACATTCATCTGAACATCCATCTGTTCCCTTCTACTGGTCCTTTATGTCTGGCTGCTTGGCTGGATCCATTGCTGCTGTAGCTGTGAGCCCGTGTGATG TGGTCAAGACAAGGCTTCAGTCGCTCAGAAAAGGAGCTAATGAGGAGACCTACAACGGAGTTGTTGACTGTATCAG AAAGATTTGGAGAAAAGAGGGTCCCAGAGCATTTCTTAAGGGAGCCAGCTGCCGGGCCCTCGTTATTGCCCCACTGTTTGGCATTGCGCAGGTTGTGTACTTTGTGGGAGTTGGAGAGTTCTTGCTGGGCTACAGCCCCTACAACATCTACTCTGCATAA
- the LOC101157617 gene encoding tetraspanin-2, translated as MGKVEGGMKCVKYLLFGFNFIFWLMGSFVLAVGLWLRFDPKTAALLTGNGAPDTFFIGVYILIGAGSLVMMVGFFGCCGAVRESQCLLGSFFACLLIIFGSEVAAGVFAFLSKDKIIDDAQNFYKKEYSENNNSTLISIYQDMLKCCGTAQSPCPDSEPDTKNCETEIKEFLSNKLFIIGCVGIGIAGVMTIGMIFSMVLCCAIHNTREVI; from the exons ATGGGGAAGGTGGAAGGAGGGATGAAATGTGTGAAATACCTTTTATTCGGGTTCAACTTCATCTTCTGG TTAATGGGATCCTTCGTGCTTGCAGTTGGACTGTGGCTGCGTTTTGACCCAAaaacagctgctctgctcactggAAACGGAGCTCCAGACACCTTTTTCATTG gTGTGTACATTCTGATTGGTGCTGGCAGTTTGGTGATGATGGTTGGTTTCTTTGGATGTTGTGGAGCTGTTAGAGAGTCTCAGTGCCTTCTGGGCTCA tTCTTTGCTTGTCTTTTGATCATCTTTGGGTCTGAAGTGGCTGCAGGGGTATTTGCTTTCCTCAGTAAAGACAAG ATAATTGACGATGCTCAGAACTTCTACAAAAAAGAGTACAGTGAGAACAACAACAGCACACTGATCTCCATCTATCAAGATATG CTGAAATGTTGCGGAACAGCACAGAGCCCATGCCCAGACTCTGAACCTGATACTAAG AACTGTGAGACAGAAATTAAAGAGTTCCTCAGCAATAAACTCTTCATCATTGGCTGTGTGGGCATCGGGATTGCTGGAGTCATG ACCATTGGGATGATTTTCAGCATGGTGCTCTGCTGTGCCATCCACAACACCAGGGAGGTCATCTAA